CCTGATCGGACGAGCCCGCCTGCCACAGAACCGGGCGCCGTTGCGGCGACGGCGCAACGAAATGTCTTCCCTTGCAGCGGAAGAACTGTCCTTGAAAATCGACCTCGCGAACTTTGGAGGGGTCGGCGAAGACTCCGGACTCCCGGTCGTAGATGATGGCGTCTTCGTCCCAGGAGTCCCACAGCTGATAGCAGATCTGCATGTACTCGTCGACGACCTCATAGCGCTTGTCGCGCGGAGTGAGATTCTCCTTCCCCATGGCCTGGAATTCGCTCTTGGAGTAGGAGGTCACGATGTTCCATCCGACTCTGCCGTTGGTGAGGTGATCGAGGGTGGACAGATGCCGAGCCATCATGTACGGGGGGATGAAGGATGTCGACAGTGTGATGCCGATCCCCAGGTGCTTGGTGAACGCCCCGACCAGCGGTACCAACGTGGCCGGCTCGTGGACCGGGCACTGCCCGGCGTACTTGACGACCGGGTCCGAGCTCCCCTTGTAGGTGGTGTACGGAGCCAGTTCGTCGGCGATGAACATAGCGTCGAACAACCCACGTTCCATGATTCGACCGAGGTCGCGCCAATACTCCGGTCGGGACCAGTGGTATCCGACCTTGTCCCGAGGGTGGGCCCACATCGTCGACGCGTGGTTCATCACCCCGTGCTGGACGAAGCCGAGCAGATGAGTTTTGCGTTTTGTCGTCATGCGTTTCTCCTATCGATAAGGAATGCGCAGACCACGGCGATCGCCGATCCGATGGCCAGGGCTGCGGGGATGTACCAGAACGGGCTTGCCACTCCGAGCAGCGCGATCACCGCGATCGACGCGCCAAGTGCTCCCAGTGCCTTCCAGGTGAACCGGACCGGTTCGTCGTCAAGCGGGGCCACCTCGAGGTCGCCGGCGGCCTCGCCGGTGGCCGACGGGGCGAGTAACTCGCGCCGGATGCGGACGAAGGATTCCACCGCGAGCGCGACGTAGGCGATCGTGACAATGACGCCGACTGCCAGGACGATCCAGAATGCGGTCATCGCACCGCCTCCGCCTTCGCAGCAGCGACCGGTTCTTGTGCGGTGCGGGTCAGTACGGGGCCTTCGCTGAGCACCTCGGTGCGCTTGCGCAGCATGCTGTAGTCGAAGGTCTGGTTCTGAAGCAGACTGATGCCGACCGCTACCACCAACGACACCAGTTCCAGCGTGACGATGCCGGGAAGCTCACCGAACGCTTGACGCACCGGGTAGCCGACGGCGATCGCCAACAGCAGACTCGCGACGAATGCCGTCGAGGTCATGCGGCGCCAGAAGATCGCCAGCCCGAGCGGAATGATCAACGCCGCCTTGAGGAAGAACACGGTGGTAACCAATTCGACGTAGTCGATTCCTGAGCTGACGACGATGCCGCCGATGACCCCGGCGACAAGGATCGACGCCTTGGTGTAACGGAACAGCGTCTTCGGTGCGATGCCGGGCTTGGCGCGCTTCAGCACGTCGACGGCGACCACCGAGGACAGGGCCGCGAAAGCACCGTCAATCGACGAGTAACACGCGTTGAGGATGATCAGCACATACAGCGCGACCAGGACGATCGGCAGTCCGAGATGGCTCACGACGTACGGGCCGATGCCTCCCGGGCCGGCATTGCCGAGATCGTCGGTGCTGACCCCGAGTCCGAGTCCCACCAGACCCAGCAGGCCGAGCACGATCGGTATCGGATAGAACCACAGACCCGCCCAGACGAATGTGCGTCCCATCGTGGCCGGTTTGAGCGCCCACGCCTTCTGCCAGAAGGTCTGATCGGCCATGGTCGAGGCCAGCAGGCCGAGCGCCAGCGAGATGCCGAACCCGGCCGCGGCCGCGCCGTCGAACGCGTTGAGGGTGTTGGGTCCCGCCCGGTCGACCTGTTGGAAGACGAACTCCGGTCCTCCGACTCTGGCGAGCACGTACAGCACGACGATGGCGGACGGCACGGTGATCAGCAGAGTGTTGAACGTTGCGGTGATCGCCGAGGTCCACAGGCCGCCGAAGTACGAATAGACGGTCACCGTGGCGAGTGTCAGGATCAGGACCACGGTCGGGTTCAGATTGAAGATCACGCCCATGACCAACACCACGCCGAAGAGGTTGATGAAGATCTCGGCGAGCAGACCGAGCAGCATCGCGACCAGCATCACGGTTGTGGCGGGCTTGTTCTGGAAGCGTTCGCGGATGAACTCGACTATGGTGTAGCCGGCCGGCATTTGGCGCCGTAACCGTAGAGCGAACGGCACCATCACCATCACGGCAAGACCGTTCGGCACGACGAACCAGATGAGTCCGGACACGCCGAAGCTGTATGCCTGAGCGGACGACATCATTACTGCCATGGACCAAGTCCATACGGCGATGACCGATCCGACGCCGAATCCGAATCCGATTCGGCGGTCGGCGATCACGAAATCATGGGTGTTCTTGACCATCGATCTGACCGCGGCCGCGACCAACAGCATGAACGCGCCCAGTCCGAGCATCAGGGCAACCCCGATTGCCGGGGGCGTACAGGATGATGTGAGCACTGCACCTCCATGTGGGTGACGTGACGGGATCCGGTGGGGCAGCAACAACGCGACGGTGCGATGGGAGCTGTTGAGGTCTGTGGTATTTCCGGAAGCCGGGTGGTTCGCTATTCCGGCAGTGCGTCGCATGCCGCGGCTATCGGCACGTCGTGCAGACGACCGAATTCCGAGACATGTTCCGGGGTCGTGGTTGAAACACCGTGAACGAGGCCAGCGCTGGCGACGACACCACTCAGACCGGCTTCCTTGCTGGCGGCGGCCGCTGCGTCGTAGCGGCACCAGCGGGTGATCGCGAAGATTCCGCCGGTCAGCACAGGGATCACGTGGCCGGGCCTGTTGAAGTCGGCCGGGGTCGACGATGCGTCCGCCATCTTCCTGATCGTGACGGCACGGTCATGCGCCGAGATCCCGGTGGACGACGACTTGCCGTCGACGGCGACGCAGAATCGTCCTGCTTCCCGGGTGAAGTCGGGGCTCAGCAGGGGGAACGCGAGTCGTGCCGCGATGCTGTCGTCGATGGTCGCCGTGATGATTCCGGACGTGTGTTTGACGAGGAAGGCCGCCAGCTGCGTGGTCAGCGACTCGGCGGGTACGCACACTTCCGCGACGAGTTCACTGTCGCAGACATCACAGATGGTGGCGGGGCGACCCTCGGCGAACGCTTCGACGACAGCCGCCCAGCTTCGTGAAGACGGAAGCCCGGGTCGGCTGCCGACGGAGCGGGTCAGCAGGACGCTGCCGGCCGCCGATCCTGAACCCTCAACGTGCACGACCGCGCTCCTTTCCGTCGGGGGTGGGACAAGGAGAGCGTCACGGTCTCGGGGCAGTCGCGCACTCGGCGCCGTTACAACACGGTTAACCGCCGGCGATTGGTCACCCGCGGGATGAGGCGATTTCGATCAGCTGACGCGCCTCGGACGGCAGCGACCTGACCGACGCAGGCCAGACCGCGGTGATGTCCCGGACAAGCGGCCGAGAGTCGATATTCACCCGGCGCAGCCGACCGTACTCGAGGTCTTCGCGAACGCTGAGACCGCTGAGGATCGCGGGCCCGAGCCCCATGCGCACGACGTGCTTGACCGCCGCCGTTGTGGGCAGCTCGATAGCCGGTGGGGCTATGGAGATTCCGGGACATCGCGCGATCAAGAGGCGTTCGTAGCTGGTGCGAGTACCGGAACCCTGTTCACGGCAGACCATCGGGGTTTCGGCGAGCTCTCGGACGGAGACCTTGCGGCGGTTGCTTTGTGCCCAGGGATGATCGGGAGAGACAACCACGATCAACTCGTCGTATCCGACTCGTCGCCGTCGTAACCCGCTGGGAATGTCCGGTGTTTCAACAAAACCGAGAGTATGCGATCCGGCGAGGATCTCATTGAACACCGCGGTGCTGTTCGCCGCGGTCACCGACACCTGGGGACTCGCCGACTGGTAGCTCGTGGA
The window above is part of the Mycolicibacterium hassiacum DSM 44199 genome. Proteins encoded here:
- a CDS encoding sodium:solute symporter family protein; the encoded protein is MLLVAAAVRSMVKNTHDFVIADRRIGFGFGVGSVIAVWTWSMAVMMSSAQAYSFGVSGLIWFVVPNGLAVMVMVPFALRLRRQMPAGYTIVEFIRERFQNKPATTVMLVAMLLGLLAEIFINLFGVVLVMGVIFNLNPTVVLILTLATVTVYSYFGGLWTSAITATFNTLLITVPSAIVVLYVLARVGGPEFVFQQVDRAGPNTLNAFDGAAAAGFGISLALGLLASTMADQTFWQKAWALKPATMGRTFVWAGLWFYPIPIVLGLLGLVGLGLGVSTDDLGNAGPGGIGPYVVSHLGLPIVLVALYVLIILNACYSSIDGAFAALSSVVAVDVLKRAKPGIAPKTLFRYTKASILVAGVIGGIVVSSGIDYVELVTTVFFLKAALIIPLGLAIFWRRMTSTAFVASLLLAIAVGYPVRQAFGELPGIVTLELVSLVVAVGISLLQNQTFDYSMLRKRTEVLSEGPVLTRTAQEPVAAAKAEAVR
- a CDS encoding LLM class flavin-dependent oxidoreductase encodes the protein MTTKRKTHLLGFVQHGVMNHASTMWAHPRDKVGYHWSRPEYWRDLGRIMERGLFDAMFIADELAPYTTYKGSSDPVVKYAGQCPVHEPATLVPLVGAFTKHLGIGITLSTSFIPPYMMARHLSTLDHLTNGRVGWNIVTSYSKSEFQAMGKENLTPRDKRYEVVDEYMQICYQLWDSWDEDAIIYDRESGVFADPSKVREVDFQGQFFRCKGRHFVAPSPQRRPVLWQAGSSDQGREFAAKHAESVFGIFPTPKTMRAYAEDIRNRAANHGRDPDSVKLIYGLQTIIDRDKSRANDRYAEFVENVQIESALGILSGHTGFDFSTLDLDDNVVDADVQGIRGLFDAILEAKDGAPVTVREAAQIYGVSMGAPVAVGTPADVADQMEEYIDNGDCNGFMMLATDTPGCFNDMVELLVPELQRRGRFRTRYPGTTLRESLQEY
- a CDS encoding 3,4-dihydroxy-2-butanone-4-phosphate synthase codes for the protein MHVEGSGSAAGSVLLTRSVGSRPGLPSSRSWAAVVEAFAEGRPATICDVCDSELVAEVCVPAESLTTQLAAFLVKHTSGIITATIDDSIAARLAFPLLSPDFTREAGRFCVAVDGKSSSTGISAHDRAVTIRKMADASSTPADFNRPGHVIPVLTGGIFAITRWCRYDAAAAASKEAGLSGVVASAGLVHGVSTTTPEHVSEFGRLHDVPIAAACDALPE
- a CDS encoding LysR family transcriptional regulator gives rise to the protein MCVVAQNLFVPVYTAKHREIRSIAALETLVLIGELGSITEAARRLSVTQQAVSARLHALERAVARPLITRGPGKRVLTPAGETIAALAKDVLASLSHLEDTVAALRTGRQSLRVAASLTVAEYLLPQWLVKLSTSYQSASPQVSVTAANSTAVFNEILAGSHTLGFVETPDIPSGLRRRRVGYDELIVVVSPDHPWAQSNRRKVSVRELAETPMVCREQGSGTRTSYERLLIARCPGISIAPPAIELPTTAAVKHVVRMGLGPAILSGLSVREDLEYGRLRRVNIDSRPLVRDITAVWPASVRSLPSEARQLIEIASSRG